The proteins below come from a single Danio aesculapii chromosome 25, fDanAes4.1, whole genome shotgun sequence genomic window:
- the nudt7 gene encoding peroxisomal coenzyme A diphosphatase NUDT7: MELKERVTAALRSFSGKVELSRLPIPVTLPKASVLIPLLLQDGELRLLLTVRSIHLSHHAGEVCFPGGKCESSDRDDVHTALREAEEEIGLPADAAQVIATLFPVINKAGLLITPVVAFIQSSFRPSINTQEVSEVFTLPLDFFTRADHHSGYPVPSVFGPTHSFMYTDPASGGVHQIWGLTAALAITVAAIALEKTPEFQTGFDLEDPVSTFRSALQRRLSKL, translated from the exons ATGGAGCTGAAGGAGCGGGTCACCGCGGCTCTCAGGAGTTTCTCCGGTAAAGTGGAGCTTTCCCGGTTACCGATACCAGTGACTCTGCCGAAGGCGTCAGTGCTGATCCCCCTGCTGCTGCAGGACGGAGAGCTGCGGCTCCTGCTCACCGTGCGCTCTATACAC ctCAGTCATCACGCTGGTGAAGTGTGTTTTCCAGGGGGAAAGTGTGAGTCTTCAGACAGAGATGATGTTCACACAGCGCTGCGAGAGGCAGAAGAGGAGATCGGTCTTCCAGCGGACGCAGCGCAGGTCATCGCTACACTCTTCCCCGTCAtcaacaag gcggGTCTGCTGATCACACCAGTGGTGGCCTTCATCCAGAGCTCCTTCAGGCCCAGCATCAACACACAGGAGGTCAGTGAGGTGTTCACGCTCCCGCTGGACTTCTTCACGCGAGCGGATCATCATTCGGGATACCCCGTGCCCAGTGTGTTCGGTCCCACACACAGCTTCATGTACACGGATCCTGCTAGCGGTGGCGTGCATCAGATCTGGGGTCTGACCGCGGCTCTGGCCATCACGGTGGCGGCGATCGCTCTGGAGAAAACGCCGGAGTTCCAGACGGGCTTCGATCTGGAGGATCCAGTGTCTACATTCAGGAGCGCACTGCAGCGCAGGCTGAGCAAGTTATGA